In one window of Neofelis nebulosa isolate mNeoNeb1 chromosome 15, mNeoNeb1.pri, whole genome shotgun sequence DNA:
- the LOC131495940 gene encoding left-right determination factor 1-like, translating into MRPLWLCWALWALPLTGPGAALTGEQVRASLLRQLGLREAPVLDQRDVEGLVTPAHVRAQYVALLRRSHGAHSRGKRFSQRVREVAGRLLAAEASTHVLVFGMEGRLPPNSELVQAVLRLFQEPVPKAVLRRLERLSPHGARARVTVEWLRIHEDSSNRTYLVDSRLVSLQGSGWKAFDVTEAVNFWRQLGRSGQPLLLQVSVQRAHLGPRASGAHTLLRFASQGQEGTGQGEPQLELHTLGLGAYGAQGDCDPEATEGARCCRQETYVDLRGMRWAENWVLEPPGFLAYECVGACQQPPEPPTFRRPFPGPRQCVASETTSLPLIVGVKEGGRPRPQVVSLPNMRVEKCSCAWDGAPVPRRLGP; encoded by the exons ATGAGGCCCCTGTGGCTGTGCTGGGCGCTCTGGGCGCTGCCCCTGACGGGCCCCGGGGCCGCCCTGACCGGCGAGCAGGTGCGGGCCAGCCTGCTGCGGCAGCTGGGCCTCCGCGAGGCGCCCGTCCTGGACCAGCGCGACGTGGAGGGGCTGGTCACCCCGGCCCACGTGAGGGCCCAGTACGTGGCCCTGTTGCGGCGCAGTCACGGCGCCCACTCCCGCGGGAAGAGGTTCAGCCAGAGGGTCCGAG AGGTGGCGGGCAGGTTGCTGGCGGCCGAGGCCTCCACGCACGTGCTGGTGTTCggcatggaggggcgcctgccGCCCAACAGCGAGCTGGTGCAGGCCGTGCTGCGCCTCTTCCAGGAGCCGGTCCCCAAAGCGGTGCTGCGCAGGCTCGAGCGGCTGTCCCCGCACGGCGCCCGCGCCCGCGTCACCGTCGAGTGGCTGCGCATCCACGAGGACAGCTCGAACCGCACCTACCTGGTGGACTCCAG GCTGGTGTCCCTCCAGGGGAGTGGTTGGAAGGCCTTCGACGTGACCGAGGCCGTGAACTTCTGGCGCCAGCTGGGCCGGTCTGGGCAGCCGCTGCTGCTGCAGGTGTCCGTGCAGAGGGCGCACCTGGGCCCGCGGGCCTCGGGCGCCCACACGCTGCTCCGCTTCGCGTCCCAGGGCCAGGAGGGCACGGGGCAGGGCGAGCCCCAGCTGGAGCTGCACACCCTGGGCCTCGGGGCCTACGG AGCTCAGGGCGACTGCGACCCTGAGGCGACGGAGGGCGCCCGCTGCTGCCGCCAGGAGACCTACGTTGACCTGCGGGGCATGCGGTGGGCCGAGAACTGGGTCCTGGAGCCCCCGGGCTTCCTGGCCTACGAGTGTGTGGGCGCGTGCCAGCAGCCCCCGGAGCCCCCGACCTTCAGGCGGCCGTTCCCGGGGCCAAGACAGTGCGTCGCCTCGGAGACGACCTCGCTGCCCCTGATCGTGGGCGTCAAGGAGGGCGGCAGGCCCAGGCCCCAGGTGGTCAGCCTGCCCAACATGAGGGTGGAGAAGTGCAGCTGCGCGTGGGACGGGGCGCCCGTGCCCAGGAGGCTGGGGCCTTAG